Proteins encoded within one genomic window of Phormidium ambiguum IAM M-71:
- a CDS encoding type IV secretory system conjugative DNA transfer family protein has protein sequence MQNHQFIVQQNPQPILLQTTSQPAKRPLIGIEFSGLIGQFMNPEGLGMLGMFLGLIIFSKLVGTGKGKVTSGRLCGVAEKMTATGLSLKQIKEKKRQPVTLWSGSPSYWLPGKLKGLSSYLQTLLSASPTVWFPHAERGILVIGAPGSGKTFSVIDRLVESAFQQGFPVIIYDKKGEQMKLHAPLAVRYGYDVQVFAPGETYSGVINPLDFMRDAQDAVMAAEIGSVIARNASLGDSKGNEFFEKAGELMAKGLVQLAKGSPYPDLAMVYAIIQLPDLVKRIHHAVHRPDGHPLKMDRWIAASFSQLLSSKDAEKTVAGIKATAEATYSAFIQKDLLRAFIGQSTIPIVLSGKKCIIFKLDDQRRAVVGPLLAAAIHLCVVSNLSKQRKDPFVYCLDEFPSLKFDRMDQWANEYRSAGGVPIVGIQSLNQLYNLYGDKKGAAIASALSTHVLFNPGDYDTAEKYSKRYGEVEVLVKNRSTGSSMGHQTSRSVNWNEQLQKKPLISVDEILRFPQGKCVITSPAYGSGTEALFPYPLKVPVKPSDLKRAKESEALWDTNIRSQLEKRAYWHSLDPKTKQSIDIDTELDNRIRAAYELLPLPNDPTEPVTTADVKSDQKATGKIAMGKFRELLKKRAINGNRDE, from the coding sequence ATGCAAAACCATCAATTCATTGTTCAACAAAATCCTCAACCTATTCTGCTGCAAACAACAAGCCAACCAGCTAAACGTCCGCTAATTGGTATTGAATTTAGTGGATTAATAGGTCAGTTTATGAACCCAGAAGGGCTGGGAATGTTAGGGATGTTTTTAGGATTAATCATTTTTTCCAAACTGGTAGGAACAGGCAAGGGTAAAGTAACATCTGGACGCTTGTGTGGTGTAGCAGAAAAAATGACAGCCACAGGTCTATCTCTCAAACAAATTAAAGAAAAAAAACGACAACCTGTAACTTTGTGGAGTGGTAGCCCAAGTTATTGGCTACCTGGTAAATTAAAGGGTTTAAGCTCTTACTTACAAACCTTACTAAGTGCTTCTCCTACTGTTTGGTTCCCTCACGCCGAACGCGGTATTTTGGTAATTGGCGCACCAGGTAGTGGTAAAACTTTTAGCGTTATTGACCGTTTAGTTGAAAGCGCATTTCAACAAGGATTTCCAGTCATTATTTACGATAAAAAAGGCGAGCAAATGAAATTACACGCTCCCTTAGCTGTTCGTTACGGTTATGACGTGCAGGTGTTTGCACCGGGGGAAACTTATTCGGGTGTTATTAACCCCCTGGATTTTATGAGAGATGCTCAAGATGCAGTCATGGCAGCAGAAATTGGTTCGGTAATTGCGCGTAATGCCAGTTTGGGAGATAGCAAAGGTAACGAGTTTTTTGAGAAAGCTGGTGAGTTGATGGCAAAGGGATTAGTACAGCTAGCTAAAGGTAGTCCCTATCCAGATTTAGCAATGGTCTATGCAATCATTCAATTACCAGATTTAGTCAAGCGCATTCATCATGCCGTTCACCGTCCTGACGGTCATCCTTTGAAAATGGATCGATGGATTGCTGCTAGTTTCTCTCAACTTTTAAGTTCCAAAGATGCTGAAAAAACTGTAGCAGGTATCAAAGCTACCGCCGAAGCAACTTATTCGGCTTTCATTCAAAAAGATTTACTAAGAGCCTTTATCGGTCAAAGTACCATCCCGATTGTTTTATCAGGGAAAAAGTGCATCATTTTCAAATTAGATGACCAAAGACGTGCTGTAGTTGGGCCGCTTTTAGCTGCTGCCATTCACTTGTGCGTCGTCAGTAATTTATCCAAACAGAGAAAAGACCCCTTCGTGTATTGTTTGGACGAATTCCCCTCACTGAAATTCGATCGCATGGATCAATGGGCTAACGAATATCGCAGTGCTGGTGGTGTTCCCATTGTGGGCATTCAAAGCTTGAACCAATTGTATAACCTTTACGGGGATAAAAAAGGGGCTGCGATCGCTAGTGCCCTTTCTACCCATGTGCTATTCAATCCAGGTGATTACGATACCGCTGAGAAATACTCTAAACGTTACGGCGAAGTAGAGGTACTGGTTAAAAATCGCTCGACGGGTAGTTCGATGGGTCATCAGACCAGTCGTTCTGTCAATTGGAACGAACAATTGCAAAAGAAACCGCTGATTAGTGTTGACGAAATTCTAAGATTTCCCCAAGGTAAGTGCGTAATTACGTCTCCTGCTTATGGTTCTGGTACGGAAGCGCTATTTCCCTATCCCTTAAAAGTTCCTGTGAAGCCTAGTGACCTCAAACGTGCTAAAGAGTCGGAAGCATTGTGGGATACGAACATTCGATCGCAACTGGAAAAACGAGCTTATTGGCACTCACTTGACCCTAAGACCAAACAATCGATCGATATCGATACGGAACTCGATAATCGCATTCGTGCTGCGTATGAATTGCTACCGCTACCCAATGACCCAACTGAGCCAGTGACAACTGCTGATGTGAAGTCAGACCAAAAAGCGACTGGGAAGATAGCGATGGGCAAATTTCGGGAACTCTTAAAAAAAAGAGCAATTAATGGTAATCGCGATGAATGA
- a CDS encoding 2-isopropylmalate synthase, whose product MAGEDGNKVIIFDTTLRDGELMPGVQINVEQKLELAQFLEFMKVDVIEVGYPAAKEKDFAAVFQVAQLVKESIVCALASDKLEEIMVAAQAIKPAAQGRIHLYTPVNLKDRSIHSQAETLARIRESVTTAKNYCADVEWSAFDATRCEPDFLCQAVETACTSGATTISIPDSLGTASPESFAQLIQMIQQRVREINHGITLSVHCHDDLGLAVENSIAALYSGARQIECSINGLGARKGNADESNSGEKNRSDA is encoded by the coding sequence ATGGCTGGAGAAGATGGAAACAAAGTCATCATTTTTGACACTACTCTGCGCGATGGAGAATTGATGCCAGGGGTGCAAATTAATGTGGAGCAAAAACTGGAATTGGCTCAGTTTTTAGAATTCATGAAGGTTGACGTAATTGAGGTGGGATATCCGGCAGCTAAAGAGAAAGATTTTGCTGCTGTCTTCCAAGTGGCTCAACTTGTAAAAGAGTCGATTGTTTGTGCTTTAGCTAGCGATAAACTTGAAGAAATTATGGTGGCAGCCCAGGCGATTAAACCTGCGGCTCAAGGTAGAATTCATCTTTACACTCCTGTAAATTTAAAAGATCGATCGATCCACAGTCAAGCAGAAACACTAGCCCGGATTCGAGAAAGCGTGACTACAGCAAAAAACTATTGTGCAGATGTCGAATGGTCAGCGTTTGATGCCACTCGCTGTGAACCAGATTTCTTATGTCAGGCGGTGGAAACAGCTTGTACTAGTGGAGCAACTACCATCAGTATTCCTGATAGTCTGGGAACAGCTTCCCCGGAATCATTTGCTCAACTAATTCAAATGATACAGCAACGGGTGAGGGAGATCAATCATGGCATTACACTCTCAGTTCACTGTCATGATGATTTAGGTTTGGCTGTCGAAAATTCAATAGCTGCTCTCTATAGTGGCGCAAGACAAATCGAATGTTCTATCAATGGATTAGGAGCGAGGAAAGGAAATGCTGATGAGAGCAACAGTGGTGAGAAAAATCGCTCGGATGCCTGA
- a CDS encoding hybrid sensor histidine kinase/response regulator, which produces MNENLISPDILIVDDIPDNIRLLSSMLVDNGYRVRKVVSGERALKAIALQVPDLILLDIRMPDMDGYEVCRRLKASDITKGIPIIFISAADDVFDKVKGFQTGGADYITKPFEPIEVVARVEQQLVMRRYQQELFAKNEQLAQRNIQLEREIKQRQQAEGRLKVFVHAVSHDLRNPVTGISLLLQSYLSNSTENIVLDKPTVEMMLASCIRQLQLIDSLVETQKLEANNYPLNLQSISLFALTNSVIKAWFPMLTSSRVVLNNRILSKLPYIHVDPEQLWRVFENLIGNALKYNSPGITLTLDAQVDAKTSMLRVSVVDNGIGIPKTECDKLFDLYVRGRGAKNRTGSGLGLYICRQIVEAHGGHIGVESELGKGTLFWFTLPLSIAQTDIH; this is translated from the coding sequence ATGAATGAAAACTTGATTAGTCCTGATATCTTGATTGTTGACGACATTCCCGATAATATCCGGCTGCTCTCATCAATGCTAGTTGACAACGGCTATCGGGTACGAAAAGTGGTAAGTGGAGAAAGGGCACTGAAAGCGATCGCCCTGCAAGTGCCTGACCTAATTTTACTCGATATCCGAATGCCAGATATGGATGGTTATGAAGTTTGCAGACGGCTCAAAGCATCCGATATTACAAAGGGAATACCGATTATTTTTATTAGCGCTGCCGATGATGTCTTTGACAAGGTAAAAGGTTTTCAGACGGGAGGTGCTGATTACATAACCAAACCGTTTGAACCGATTGAAGTAGTGGCGCGAGTCGAACAACAATTAGTAATGCGTCGCTATCAACAGGAACTATTTGCAAAAAACGAACAACTTGCTCAACGCAATATTCAGTTAGAGCGAGAAATTAAACAGCGACAGCAGGCAGAAGGACGTTTGAAGGTTTTTGTTCATGCTGTTTCCCACGATTTGCGAAATCCGGTGACAGGTATTTCGTTGTTACTGCAAAGTTATCTGAGTAATAGTACCGAAAATATTGTACTTGACAAACCAACTGTAGAAATGATGTTGGCTAGTTGTATTCGACAGCTTCAATTAATTGATTCTTTGGTGGAAACGCAAAAGTTAGAAGCTAACAACTATCCGTTAAACTTGCAATCAATTTCGCTTTTTGCTTTGACAAACAGTGTCATCAAAGCATGGTTTCCGATGTTAACCTCATCACGAGTTGTCCTTAACAATCGCATCCTTTCAAAGTTACCCTATATTCATGTCGATCCTGAGCAATTGTGGCGAGTATTTGAAAATTTAATTGGGAATGCTCTTAAATATAATTCACCGGGTATTACTTTGACATTAGATGCCCAGGTAGATGCTAAAACATCCATGCTAAGAGTAAGTGTTGTTGATAATGGCATTGGTATTCCCAAGACTGAATGCGACAAATTATTTGATTTGTACGTGCGGGGAAGGGGTGCAAAAAATCGTACTGGGTCTGGTTTAGGGCTTTACATTTGTCGCCAAATTGTAGAAGCTCATGGTGGACACATTGGAGTTGAAAGCGAGTTGGGTAAAGGCACGCTTTTTTGGTTTACATTGCCACTCTCGATCGCGCAGACAGATATCCATTAA
- a CDS encoding DUF5895 domain-containing protein, protein MVKTNNAKSPNQNSSKQKQTTQFEVDPELLNPQYNQTRRPSLPYGIIINDNPAGILIPTDQLVKAEWKIMPTEEELMTVDLTEAVTGLFLGNARMLVLAFVPEYIRYKDIEENGELAGTFVGLYDEYRQILDKKTQEVCSEHALIFLNSKNQPLHKNPIVVRFKNVALWSFKSAREEFYRHLEKVFADYFEVDYSGKNDKWRSLGVLNIKFQAVKEGEGKNKSFCCKTANITKPTLENLPKLYLGTPEHKKTFWGLHQDIAGFIEVGESQLPALAKSGEPEEVEVLPTVDSRGGKNKSKPPRRIKQVEESDAELEELDDFETIEVDAEVDLED, encoded by the coding sequence ATGGTTAAAACTAATAATGCTAAATCGCCCAATCAAAACAGTTCTAAACAAAAGCAAACAACTCAATTTGAAGTAGATCCAGAATTGCTGAATCCTCAATACAATCAAACTAGACGACCTTCATTGCCATACGGCATCATCATTAATGACAACCCGGCTGGTATTTTAATTCCAACCGACCAACTCGTGAAAGCTGAGTGGAAAATAATGCCGACAGAAGAAGAGTTGATGACAGTTGACTTAACTGAAGCCGTAACGGGTCTATTTCTAGGTAATGCGCGGATGTTAGTGTTAGCTTTTGTGCCAGAGTACATTCGCTACAAAGATATAGAAGAAAACGGTGAATTAGCTGGAACATTTGTTGGCTTGTATGATGAATATCGTCAAATTCTAGATAAGAAGACGCAGGAAGTGTGTTCGGAACACGCTCTCATCTTTCTCAATTCCAAGAACCAACCGCTGCATAAAAATCCGATTGTGGTGCGATTTAAAAATGTAGCACTTTGGAGTTTTAAGAGCGCTCGTGAAGAGTTTTATCGTCATTTAGAAAAGGTATTTGCCGATTATTTTGAGGTAGATTATAGCGGCAAGAATGACAAGTGGCGTTCTTTAGGTGTTCTAAACATCAAATTTCAAGCTGTCAAAGAAGGAGAAGGAAAGAACAAATCATTTTGCTGTAAAACGGCTAACATTACTAAGCCAACTCTAGAGAATCTGCCTAAACTATACTTGGGAACTCCCGAACATAAGAAAACATTTTGGGGTTTACATCAGGATATTGCTGGTTTTATTGAAGTTGGGGAATCACAATTACCTGCGTTAGCTAAGAGTGGAGAACCGGAGGAAGTTGAGGTATTACCTACTGTTGATAGCCGTGGGGGTAAAAATAAATCGAAACCACCTCGTCGAATTAAACAAGTTGAAGAGTCTGATGCTGAACTAGAGGAATTGGATGATTTTGAAACGATTGAAGTTGATGCAGAGGTTGATTTAGAAGACTAA
- a CDS encoding DEAD/DEAH box helicase has product MQPDYLKLLAQFENEFSPISNNQLLTDNQLIEADNLLELLGEDIIWHETTPATNPLNKNLPSDLPKELKEALQQQGIKQLYSHQIKALKAVRQGRDIILSTTTSSGKSLSAYLPILEGVMQHEYTALAFYGLRALTSDQGQKVANLIKSIPQSTQPRLAMLTGDTSKEERERLLATNPQIIGATPELIHFALRGVHWSQPWQQFLSKLRYVLIDEAHTFNGVYGANMAALIRRLKLAVDSNGGNSNQLQFIFLSATIGNPVELARRLSSRNRQRNSTKADRLVWINSSGAATPSRQLIVTKPSHNANPDAARIILFLLQSGQSGICFCNGRQAIKNLWSTLRQEAIQQGYSSIEKQVAIFYSSLTSQRRTEIIQQLELGQIRCIISTSSLEAGIDLPQLDYVIIRGWPGSLQAFRQRLGRAGRVKAGLAVFIPIAQLPLDNYFATHPQLLLGAPSEQVSFSTNYPIDLAKHLMCAAVETGIPVTKLKYYFGKLALRIVTALMEQGVMHKSRGRLWAKGFPHKDVNFRGGINSSTVQLVDAESGEEVESLSAQIAIHEVFPGAIYRTQNSDGQLVNYRSETLELEMGKALLQLITETPLFTIAINRVDTCIHQELSTPKIVPLLVLTGESNGSTQVPLSIQLSLGWGEISQQVTGYQLLTRSYKLTCLQKKCVNYKEGLNERTHCPACGKRLRKAELTTVLNEVEFERPYAIKFSTPVVQISVSESVNRYWQEIVVRTRTQLLQAKQPIPTNYQQLWEYPAQFLVIHSFGHQILAALPLVVLSGMNDVSFRVEKRGIADYVGLFYDRVEGGSGSAEAIFKQLPKLAKVAGELARNCECESGCPKCLIQPGCPDGNKGLLKELGLLLCDALSLTEA; this is encoded by the coding sequence ATGCAACCAGATTATCTAAAATTACTGGCTCAATTCGAGAATGAATTTTCTCCTATCTCTAACAATCAATTATTAACAGACAACCAATTGATTGAGGCTGACAATCTACTAGAATTACTAGGAGAAGACATCATTTGGCATGAAACAACACCTGCAACCAACCCACTTAATAAAAATCTGCCATCTGATTTACCAAAAGAATTGAAAGAAGCTTTACAACAGCAAGGCATAAAACAGCTTTATTCTCACCAAATCAAAGCTCTCAAAGCAGTGCGTCAAGGTCGAGATATCATCTTATCAACTACAACTAGTTCTGGCAAATCTTTGAGCGCATATCTTCCTATTTTAGAAGGAGTAATGCAGCATGAATACACAGCCTTAGCTTTTTATGGATTAAGAGCCTTAACATCAGATCAAGGTCAAAAAGTTGCCAACTTAATCAAATCTATTCCCCAGTCTACACAACCTCGATTAGCGATGCTAACTGGAGATACTAGCAAAGAGGAAAGAGAAAGATTGTTAGCAACTAATCCTCAAATTATTGGAGCTACGCCAGAATTAATTCACTTTGCACTTAGAGGAGTTCATTGGAGTCAACCTTGGCAGCAATTTTTGAGCAAATTGCGTTACGTGCTAATTGATGAAGCGCACACTTTTAATGGTGTTTATGGAGCAAATATGGCAGCTTTAATTCGTCGATTAAAGTTAGCAGTTGATAGTAATGGTGGTAATTCTAATCAACTACAATTCATCTTTTTGAGTGCTACAATCGGTAATCCAGTAGAATTAGCTAGGAGATTATCTAGTAGAAATCGTCAACGCAATTCAACTAAAGCAGATAGATTGGTTTGGATTAATTCCAGTGGAGCAGCTACACCTTCTCGACAGTTAATTGTTACTAAACCTAGCCATAATGCTAATCCAGATGCAGCGAGAATTATCTTGTTTTTATTGCAGTCTGGACAAAGCGGAATTTGTTTTTGTAATGGCAGACAAGCTATTAAGAATTTGTGGTCAACTTTACGACAGGAGGCGATTCAACAAGGTTATAGTAGCATTGAAAAACAAGTAGCTATATTCTATAGCAGTTTAACGAGCCAGCGTCGTACCGAAATAATTCAACAATTAGAACTAGGTCAAATTCGATGTATTATCAGTACCAGTTCGTTAGAAGCTGGAATTGACCTACCACAACTGGATTATGTAATTATTAGAGGTTGGCCTGGTAGTTTGCAAGCATTTCGGCAAAGATTAGGAAGAGCAGGGAGAGTAAAAGCTGGTTTAGCTGTTTTTATTCCGATTGCTCAATTACCGTTGGATAATTATTTTGCTACGCATCCTCAGTTGTTATTAGGAGCTCCTTCAGAACAAGTTAGCTTTAGTACCAATTACCCAATCGACTTAGCCAAACATTTGATGTGTGCCGCAGTAGAAACGGGAATTCCTGTGACTAAACTCAAGTACTATTTTGGTAAATTGGCGCTTCGTATTGTCACAGCTTTGATGGAACAGGGAGTCATGCACAAAAGTCGCGGTCGATTATGGGCTAAAGGATTTCCTCATAAAGATGTTAACTTTCGGGGTGGAATAAATAGCAGCACAGTTCAATTGGTAGATGCGGAATCTGGAGAAGAAGTTGAAAGTTTAAGTGCCCAAATTGCTATCCATGAAGTGTTCCCTGGTGCAATTTACCGAACGCAGAATTCAGACGGACAATTGGTAAATTATCGTTCGGAAACTTTGGAATTGGAAATGGGAAAAGCCCTATTACAGTTAATTACAGAAACTCCGTTGTTTACGATTGCTATCAATCGTGTTGATACCTGTATCCATCAAGAATTGAGTACGCCTAAAATTGTTCCTTTGCTTGTGTTAACCGGAGAAAGCAATGGTTCCACTCAAGTTCCGCTATCAATACAATTGAGTTTAGGTTGGGGTGAAATTAGTCAACAAGTGACTGGGTATCAATTACTAACCCGGTCATACAAGTTAACTTGTTTGCAGAAAAAGTGCGTAAATTACAAGGAAGGATTGAACGAACGTACTCATTGTCCAGCTTGTGGTAAACGGTTGCGGAAAGCGGAGTTAACAACGGTACTTAATGAAGTTGAATTTGAGCGACCTTATGCTATCAAATTTAGTACTCCTGTTGTTCAAATTAGTGTTAGCGAATCAGTTAATCGATACTGGCAAGAAATTGTAGTTCGGACTCGCACTCAACTTTTGCAAGCCAAGCAACCAATTCCAACAAATTATCAACAGCTGTGGGAATATCCAGCGCAGTTTTTAGTAATTCATAGTTTTGGGCATCAGATTTTAGCAGCTTTGCCATTGGTGGTATTGTCTGGGATGAATGATGTGAGTTTTCGAGTAGAAAAACGAGGAATTGCAGATTATGTTGGTTTATTTTATGACAGAGTTGAAGGTGGTTCTGGTAGTGCAGAGGCAATTTTTAAGCAGTTACCAAAACTTGCTAAAGTAGCAGGTGAATTAGCTCGAAATTGTGAATGCGAATCCGGTTGTCCTAAATGTTTGATTCAACCTGGTTGTCCTGATGGTAATAAAGGTTTGCTCAAAGAATTGGGACTGCTTTTATGTGATGCGCTCTCATTAACTGAAGCATAA
- a CDS encoding response regulator → MITNTEIKAKTVLIVEDNPMLQVGLRHALSAQPALKVIGQVEDGLQAVNMAVQLKPDIALVDIELPGMDGITLTGRIKEVLPDTRIIIFTHYTNPTKVMAALSSGANGYCVKGVSIPQLEAAIMAVSDGNWYLDAKIADCVLQNIRQPLPDGEELEEVRLTEREMEVLQQLVEGKSNTEIGVELGVSANTIKGHVQQIIHKLKASDRTQAAVKALRLGLV, encoded by the coding sequence ATGATTACCAATACTGAGATTAAGGCAAAAACCGTTCTGATTGTGGAAGACAATCCGATGTTGCAAGTGGGACTGCGGCACGCACTCTCTGCCCAGCCCGCACTGAAGGTGATAGGACAAGTCGAGGATGGTCTGCAAGCCGTAAATATGGCAGTCCAGTTAAAACCAGACATTGCCTTGGTTGATATTGAATTACCTGGGATGGACGGTATTACACTTACAGGGCGAATCAAAGAGGTGCTGCCGGATACGCGCATTATCATTTTCACCCACTACACCAATCCAACTAAAGTGATGGCAGCTTTATCGAGTGGGGCTAACGGATACTGCGTTAAAGGTGTTAGTATCCCTCAACTAGAGGCAGCAATTATGGCAGTGTCCGATGGAAACTGGTATTTAGATGCTAAAATTGCCGACTGCGTGTTGCAAAATATTAGACAACCACTGCCCGATGGGGAAGAACTAGAAGAAGTTCGATTGACCGAACGTGAAATGGAAGTGTTGCAACAACTGGTTGAAGGTAAAAGTAATACAGAAATTGGTGTTGAACTGGGGGTAAGTGCAAACACGATTAAAGGTCACGTACAGCAGATCATTCACAAGCTCAAGGCAAGCGATCGCACTCAGGCAGCAGTTAAAGCATTACGCTTGGGTTTAGTTTAA